The Hevea brasiliensis isolate MT/VB/25A 57/8 chromosome 9, ASM3005281v1, whole genome shotgun sequence nucleotide sequence tcttccttcctttttccaaattcctactgtaggtgttttcttcttcttattctaaattaatttcaattttttcaaACCCAAACAACGtgaaattttcctttcttttcttttcagctCTCTTGGATTGCTTCTGCTGCTTGCCATCATTCCGATCAACGATCGCAGTGAATTTGGCCGACGCGTGTCCAGGTAACTACGTCGTCCCtattttctttctcatcttttgTTAAACTTTACTCGCTACTCATgctcttcttttttattttttaatggcAGGTATATATTTAGGCATGTTTGCAGTCATTTTCCCATGTTTCTCCATGTTGAAGATATAAATGCCTTTCGTTCTGATCGTGCTTACGGTTCGTTTCCCTTCTCTCTCTTCCCTcagctttttttttctttttttttttaatctagagtatatattttatttatattttcccGTTGTCTTCCCTGAAGACCACTGCTTATTGCTACTTTTTGTTTTACTTTAACAAATCCTAATCTCTCCCAACTCACCATCACCTTCCCCTGCGATCACAATTTACAACTTCTATACTATTTTTCTTGAACCATGTAACTCAATTTCTGAATCTTAAATTGCTTTATCGAAATTAAATTCTCTTCTACTACTGCAGTCTTTGGTTATGAGCCACATTCAGTTTTTCCTCTTGGTCTTGGTATGCTGTCAGGCTATATGGGTCTCATGCCTATTCCCAAAATAAAGGTCCTTGCAAGCAGCGCTGTGAGAATTTTAATCCTCGCTTCTTGTGTCGTTGTATATTTAAATAAAGCCTTcatcctttttatttttttgtcttcCTCAACATATTTGGGATGAATGATTAGGTGTTCTGGACGCCATTTTTAAGACATATATGGACATGGTGTGATGTTACACCAGCAACGAGGAAAAATTTTATGTCCCTTCTGGAAGCTGATTGTAGTTGCGTGGTGGTACCTGGTGGAGTCCAAGAGACATGCTATATGAAGCATGGCACTGAGGTCTTACCCCTTTTCCAtacaatttttattttcattttgagctacacaaattttcttttcaaatgTACATAAATTCActctttttataattttctttcgaATTGTATTCACTTGGCTTGGCAAGTTTCGGACTTATGATGTCTTCCAATATCAATGAACTGATGCTGGTGTATTTGGGGATTTAGGTGTAATTATCTGCTTAATCAAATGCATGGCCATGTTATTATTAGTTAGATTCCTGCTTTGGAATGATGTATTTGAAAATTTCACTTTTGGGATCTGTTTGGTTGTAAGAAAAAAAGACCAAGAATGGATTGAAAATTAGGTATGTATTCAATCCTGATTTCCATCTCCGACTCCCTTTACTTTTAAGTGACCAAACACCCAAAAAATGGGAAAACAATGAAAAAGCTTGATTAAACAAAAGGGGCCCTAATGTTTTCTCCTTTAGTTTTTCTTTCTTCCCTATACATATTGTGATGGGTGGGAAGATTAACAATGAGTCGTGAAATGTTCTCCTTGGAGTTTCTTCTGTAGTTTATCCCCGTCTCCTCATCCTCCCCTATTCTCTTGTTCATCCCAATATACATGGTGAAGGAAAGCTAACGTTTTATACATTTCTTCTATAGGAAGTGCTTGAGGTCCAGACCTGAAATGGTCTAATATCAGATGCTGTTTCTGAGCACAATCAGACTGCTTGGTTGTTGATTCTGCTGTATGTTGCTTTTTCTGCAGATTGCTTTCCTTAAAACAAGGAGAGGATTTATTCGAATAGCTATGGACATGGGCAAACCCTTGGTTCCGATTTTCTGCTTTGGTCAAGTACTGGttcttttcctttctcttttTCATGTGTAGGAAACATGCAAAGCAGATTTTCTTTTCCTAATTGTGATACCTGTGCTGTGTTTTTCTCTTGCAAATGAACAAGATATTGAGGAATTGTCCATGCGTAAAATCATATTAATACGCACCTTTTCTACATAAAAGGGGAATCTTTTGTTATGACAGGAGTAGAAGCAATGTAGTTTGCATTGATTTGAATGCTCTTATGCTGACAATAATTTTGCAATTGATTGGATAGTTTATTTTGTCTTTTGCATCAACTTTGATGTATACTATTTAGTTCAATGGTTGGTCTGTTTATTGCATAAATTAACACTATTTTTTCATATTATACATTTTGGATCttccaattattaattatttaatatattttttttcctaattGTTGCTGCAGTCAGATGCATACAAGTGGTGGAAACCTGGTGGAAAGTTATTCATGAAACTTGCAAGAGCTATTAAGTTCACCCCTATTGTCTTTTGGGgaatttttgggtaaatattgatgtggagaaattttataaaatacacTCTGCTTAGGCCTACTTTCACTTGGTCAATTTGCAATTTGAACTCAACAATCTGCCTATGTAATTCAGTGAAAAGAATTACTTAAATCTTTTACCAAAGAGTTTAAAACTATGTGATCTTTGCATTTgggatttatttaatttttgggTAGCAGCCTAGTTGAcactaaaaaattattgtttTGTGGTATAATAATCTACTTAATATCTCATTTATACTTTTTAATAATTTGTTTCTTTTCAGATCTCCATTTCCTTATAAACATCCAATTCATGTTGTGGTGGGTAAACCAATTGAGCTGAAGAAAAATCCACAGCCTACTGTGGAAGAGGTATGCATGCATCTTTTGAAGTTTGAACCTTCTTGTTTTGTCTAAAGTACTTAGTAAGGCTtcgcaataaaaaaaaaataagaaaaaaagaagaagaagaagaagaagaaaaagaagatcaATTTTAGGGTGAATGACAAAGTAAGTTCATGAGAATTTAGCCCTGAAGTCTCCTTTCAAGCTATATAGCTTGCAAATATGCATTTGATGTGTTGAGTATTTAATGCAGCAAAGGTTTTCAAACTTGTAGTAAGCAATGAAGCAGTGAAGATAGAGCCAAGGGTCAGAAGTTCAAGTGGAATTGAATTAGATATAGTTATTAAATATTTCTATATAAACATATTGAAATTATCAAATTGTAACTTATCATAATTTAATAAGTGAGATTTTACTTGAATATAATCGATTAGAATgtattaacatttttttttattatcactttgagtttaaatataataatatcttgtaatgaacaaaaaaaaaaaaagttagaacCTAGGGTTAAATAAAAAGAAGCATATTATTATGtccaaaaaataaagaaaactagATTGGCTTCCATCCATTAAGTGTATATCATTATTATTCTATACAATATAAGTTCTCACTATTTTGTATTTAATGTAATCTGATTGTAAGATTTATAGAGtttaactttaaaatttataGAGTTTAACTTTCAAATCTCACTTTCTTAATAAAGTATCCATGTATTATAGGTATTTTGACAAAAGGAGCaaatatgttttaatttaaatgtgatactataaaatttaaaatttatccatggatgaataaaaaaaaattgttctgGTGCTTGTAATTGTACTAACATTGTAAACATATGAAGGGGGGATGGAtattttcacctttttcttttttttttttgggtaagtACTCCTGGGTTTCCCTGTCTGACCTGGAATGCAACTCATATGCTGCCTTAAGCAGCAGAGGAAACTATGTTTTGTTGCTTGGTTATGAGCATAGTTGTTGCGCTCTAGGTTTCTGTGTTGATGCTGTTGTTGGTTTGCTCATTATCAATGCTGTCTTGGTTTACCTCTATGTTGATGCTGTTGTTGGTTTGTTTGTTATCAGTGTTGTTGTGGGTTTTCTTTGATGATAAAATGCGCTTAGTCTTTTTTAGTGTTGCTATCAAAAAAAGCAGCAGAGGACACTAAGTTATAAGAGTTGCAAGATGTGGCAAGCAATATTTGAGCTGCCTGCATTctacttttgaaaaaaaaaatttattttttgtgTGCTCATTTATATTTGATTGGTTAAGCAGGTTGTGGAAGTACACAATCAATTCGTTGCAGCACTTAAAGACCTCTTTGAAAGACACAAAGCACGGGTTGGCTATCCAGATCTTAAACTTGAAATTCTTTGAGCAGAAGTCAGGAACTTGATTCAGTTTTGCTTTTGCATGCTTCTCATTTTCAGTTATTTATGTTTCGTTTATATCCTTTGTCATACGTTTTATTCATTGGAAAACAAGGAAAATGAAACGTAAAACAA carries:
- the LOC110643434 gene encoding diacylglycerol O-acyltransferase 2 isoform X2, whose amino-acid sequence is MEIVETKNNDTGITIFNAREINPTNIFHSIISLAVWMGSIHLNFALIFFSFLFLPFSKFLLSLGLLLLLAIIPINDRSEFGRRVSRYIFRHVCSHFPMFLHVEDINAFRSDRAYVFGYEPHSVFPLGLGMLSGYMGLMPIPKIKVLASSAVFWTPFLRHIWTWCDVTPATRKNFMSLLEADCSCVVVPGGVQETCYMKHGTEIAFLKTRRGFIRIAMDMGKPLVPIFCFGQSDAYKWWKPGGKLFMKLARAIKFTPIVFWGIFGSPFPYKHPIHVVVGKPIELKKNPQPTVEEQRFSNL
- the LOC110643434 gene encoding diacylglycerol O-acyltransferase 2 isoform X1, producing the protein MEIVETKNNDTGITIFNAREINPTNIFHSIISLAVWMGSIHLNFALIFFSFLFLPFSKFLLSLGLLLLLAIIPINDRSEFGRRVSRYIFRHVCSHFPMFLHVEDINAFRSDRAYVFGYEPHSVFPLGLGMLSGYMGLMPIPKIKVLASSAVFWTPFLRHIWTWCDVTPATRKNFMSLLEADCSCVVVPGGVQETCYMKHGTEIAFLKTRRGFIRIAMDMGKPLVPIFCFGQSDAYKWWKPGGKLFMKLARAIKFTPIVFWGIFGSPFPYKHPIHVVVGKPIELKKNPQPTVEEVVEVHNQFVAALKDLFERHKARVGYPDLKLEIL